From Ascochyta rabiei chromosome 16, complete sequence, the proteins below share one genomic window:
- a CDS encoding Sister chromatid cohesion protein 2, whose protein sequence is MAGHFNDAWHNMQGNGVAYRPPPTVDEAIPYSPFTSIIPFSLDVIPFPTAEPPTPPSTLTQEQQQAAKRAVGILNDEINGQSTAAHLSNTLRQLKGLLDPEKLPEYNFKSVPQLATRSSESPIKYNNGTSSKVTSLLSPFAAMLLNNTEVCFSPSGISANEPPRAVQPSQQATPLPQPRAAPQTHMPGNAVHSQKSSIPYPSSALSSAPNSTPLRLGPAVVIKPATVKKEEYQRIDNIVISTPPSQRNVESNTAILRPHEREIADRKMEDLDFFVTRLSEEKDDLDASGSFARVSTADGEMNILEARAMDRLSDKMANVNNLGHFAELPVDLIMQIQRLLEPSITYTGQLTLFPLDDDWSESIDKAKTALQASKLILTSMIDGCDDYRLRPEDTVGVIIDLIKAIRNECIMPVVQARRSDSLFDSANSSRKGLITILRGCGAVLSRFATLIGKVNLPERGLNVLEDLTVGLLVEQNSDSEKDSVFGIKPFESLRQKAMDVLAQIFARHAEQRPSILNGILSNLEKLPDKKASARQFKSAREVPIMSISALFMRFVQVAAMNRESRANHTTADAAEPVKEDEDGDYESGTAAPQTSKKKGKSSAPHRIAQALARHASNIATTITSNLVDRASNVSKTGDKPFRNLLDLFIEDFCNVLGSPEWPAAAILLSTLLVRMVSMVHGETAAKQSVVDKDMALSTIAKMGCGVIDFKHRLKQLKRALDASQSELSAKLDRLADDALTDNSKESISPMDLYEFDGPYRMVIESLSDYLELQRGQEDPHLESVTGCHVTLWLDAVVQNLTEFSPDSPRPQAVEKLQGHLEAMIMDSRWLDRKYKFQVVSEIQAKLAAGIVTLQALVCQRLPLIVQLMLHYTRDKASSKLRSRGMTGLEQLIERNPRVVDEATVRSLVGSLQDSSPMVREHTLGLVSQCLEHEPSLERFFLSSILRLTTDPSNGPKKKAIKLLKGLYLGPTSKENKLHIAFNLLLPSQDDEKAIAELSRGVLEELWLTPTAPAARSDEHRVKLDRAHRASFMTDVVHMIFSQPVHLEAFEKFFTYALSGAAKGKDSNTRLCKELVADLFDGVISAESTTGAKSSQAQILNALSIFAKVDSTLFTMAQVNDLKLYIQNFEKSTELALVQPVVTIFRYTIPTLPFLQPKFAEDVRVSLMSMNSKLANWAGQGHGPSRDTLTDVAHCLWIVSPMVDTGLDKLFVLMCSVLCQLRPLAALTKEQIPAKRRTLYPLLILLGIFGKICPFHEHTDKFLQAVASYARKMIHLKQGTEQSLGPLIKGSSSVPIMFLDSVRPFTMQAYDMDIREHAMRSLGGICQQYPELFMRAEVEKLIKLVFINQDNDRLKLVVLSAFEAYFTRAERRSETGSAIAVGEGAATGSARLESSYTATATDAATTHVAKQLLRSFRDVALKNNNELAERATNIISSISRAGLEHPKECGAVLVALATSQNPRIAQVAAIEHKRMHEKQESYLEKEYVQAVRMAFDYQRDVFDDPHGMLQSNHTPKLIHLFDALKGGKKATFKKFVDNLSMQLTFNLATLDVSGSMPDAVLFARFCLENLGLVDFTTLDMVASFIDKVEAIVLKDAGPLVAGEIDKEMPKPLANQQPAFVSNNLNEQLQAMAVDQSMGQPLAPAVPTLSQQAPLEVSDPRLRQLTVACMILHMIWETRTFVRRCYNLHKYGNRIPQKEYAKPAQRNNFISGKDLWDRLSSIMSALDSRDTMTKCCYDFSELLNVDREVKVGEDEDGLDAALIDAGYETPTDNGDDARRSASVPTSGRGRKRKNNSTLGNTPKKPKGRLQGGKNKKRSSGTPDIDDDSS, encoded by the exons ATGGCCGGGCACTTCAATGATGCCTGGCACAATATGCAGGGCAACGGTGTCGCCTACCGGCCGCCGCCCACCGTGGACGAGGCGATTCCATACTCGCCGTTCACTTCGATAATACCGTTCTCGCTGG ATGTCATACCCTTCCCCACCGCCGAACCTCCCACGCCACCCTCTACCCTCACCCAGGAACAGCAGCAGGCCGCGAAGAGGGCTGTTGGTATCTTGAACGACGAGATCAACGGCCAGTCTACTGCTGCACATCTCAGCAACACCCTACGTCAACTCAAGGGATTGCTGGACCCCGAGAAGCTGCCAGAATA CAACTTCAAGTCGGTACCACAGCTCGCCACCCGCTCTTCAGAAAGTCCTATCAAGTACAACAATGGCACAAGCTCGAAAGTCACCTCATTGCTGAGTCCCTTCGCGGCTATGCTGTTGAACAATACTGAGGTCTGTTTCTCTC CTTCCGGTATCAGCGCGAACGAGCCACCGCGGGCCGTTCAACCTTCACAGCAAGCCACGCCGTTGCCGCAGCCACGAGCCGCACCGCAAACACACATGCCCGGCAACGCCGTACATTCTCAGAAGTCTTCGATTCCCTACCCCTCCAGTGCACTCTCCTCCGCACCCAATAGCACACCATTGCGCCTTGGCCCAGCAGTAGTGATCAAGCCTGCCACTGTGAAGAAAGAGGAGTACCAGCGTATCGATAACATTGTGATCTCCACACCCCCGTCGCAGAGAAACGTCGAAAGCAATACGGCAATCTTGAGACCGCACGAACGAGAAATTGCCGACCGCAAAATGGAGGACCTTGACTTTTTTGTGACAAGGTTATCTGAAGAGAAGGACGACTTGGATGCATCGGGAAGCTTCGCCCGGGTGTCCACCGCTGACGGCGAAATGAACATCTTGGAAGCACGGGCAATGGACCGTTTGTCTGACAAAATGGCCAATGTGAACAACCTTGGTCATTTCGCTGAGCTTCCTGTCGACCTCATTATGCAGATCCAGAGGCTCCTGGAGCCAAGTATAACCTATACAGGCCAGCTCACCCTCTTTCCCCTGGATGACGACTGGTCCGAGAGCATTGACAAAGCCAAGACAGCTCTTCAAGCGTCTAAATTAATACTCACATCTATGATCGATGGATGTGATGACTATCGATTGCGACCCGAAGATACAGTCGGCGTCATCATCGACCTCATCAAGGCGATACGGAATGAATGCATCATGCCTGTGGTGCAAGCGCGACGCTCTGACAGTCTTTTTGACTCGGCGAACTCGTCCAGGAAAGGGCTGATCACCATCCTTCGAGGTTGTGGCGCAGTGCTTAGTCGCTTCGCTACTCTGATCGGCAAAGTCAATCTCCCGGAGCGCGGTCTCAACGTTCTAGAAGATCTAACGGTTGGGTTATTGGTTGAACAGAACAGTGACTCCGAAAAGGACTCTGTGTTCGGCATCAAACCTTTTGAGTCCTTAAGACAGAAGGCTATGGATGTCCTCGCACAGATCTTCGCTCGGCATGCAGAGCAACGGCCTTCCATTCTCAATGGCATTCTCAGTAATCTGGAGAAATTGCCCGACAAGAAAGCCAGCGCTCGGCAGTTCAAGTCAGCACGGGAGGTGCCGATTATGTCGATATCCGCACTCTTTATGCGCTTTGTGCAAGTCGCGGCCATGAACAGAGAGTCTCGGGCCAACCACACAACAGCAGATGCAGCTGAGCCGGTGAAGGAAGATGAAGACGGCGACTACGAATCTGGCACTGCCGCGCCGCAGACGTCGAAAAAGAAGGGCAAGAGCAGTGCACCGCACCGGATTGCTCAGGCTTTAGCACGTCATGCTAGCAACATTGCCACCACAATCACTTCGAATCTTGTCGACAGAGCATCTAACGTTTCCAAAACCGGTGACAAGCCTTTTCGCAACTTGCTAGACCTCTTCATAGAGGACTTCTGCAACGTCCTTGGGTCTCCTGAATGGCCAGCTGCTGCTATACTTCTCTCGACACTGTTGGTGCGCATGGTAAGTATGGTGCATGGAGAAACTGCAGCAAAGCAATCCGTTGTGGACAAAGATATGGCTCTCTCAACAATAGCAAAGATGGGTTGTGGCGTAATTGACTTCAAACATCGTCTAAAGCAGCTTAAGCGCGCGCTTGATGCGTCACAGTCCGAGCTCTCTGCGAAGCTCGATCGTCTTGCTGACGATGCTCTGACTGACAACTCCAAGGAGAGCATCAGCCCAATGGACCTGTATGAGTTTGATGGCCCTTACCGTATGGTCATCGAATCATTAAGCGACTATCTTGAATTGCAGCGAGGCCAGGAAGATCCGCATCTTGAGTCTGTGACTGGCTGCCATGTTACCCTTTGGCTAGACGCTGTTGTCCAGAACTTGACCGAATTCTCTCCCGACTCACCACGCCCGCAAGCAGTCGAGAAGCTGCAGGGGCACCTGGAAGCTATGATCATGGATTCGAGATGGCTTGACCGAAAGTA TAAGTTTCAAGTTGTTTCCGAGATTCAAGCCAAGCTCGCAGCTGGTATCGTCACGCTGCAAGCCCTAGTATGCCAGAGACTGCCGCTTATTGTCCAGCTCATGCTGCATTACACTCGAGATAAAGCCTCCTCGAAGCTGCGTTCCAGGGGTATGACGGGCCTGGAGCAGTTGATTGAAAGGAATCCCCGTGTGGTCGACGAAGCCACAGTGAGGAGTTTGGTCGGTTCCCTCCAAGACAGCTCACCTATGGTACGCGAGCATACGCTTGGGCTGGTCTCCCAATGTTTAGAACACGAGCCTAGCTTAGAGCGCTTCTTCCTGTCAAGCATCCTCAGGCTGACAACCGACCCTTCAAATGGCCCAAAGAAAAAAGCCATCAAGTTGCTGAAGGGTCTGTATCTGGGCCCAACATCGAAGGAGAACAAGTTACACATCGCCTTCAACCTTCTCTTACCCTCACAAGACGATGAAAAAGCCATAGCAGAGCTGAGTCGCGGCGTCCTCGAGGAGCTGTGGTTGACTCCCACAGCTCCTGCTGCTCGTAGCGATGAGCACCGAGTGAAGCTTGATCGTGCCCATAGAGCCAGCTTCATGACAGATGTGGTTCATATGATTTTCTCGCAGCCGGTACATCTCGAGGCCTTCGAAAAGTTCTTTACGTACGCTCTGTCTGGCGCAGCCAAAGGCAAAGACTCGAATACTCGTTTGTGTAAGGAGCTTGTCGCCGATCTGTTCGATGGGGTCATCAGCGCAGAATCGACGACGGGTGCAAAGTCGTCACAAGCCCAGATCCTGAACGCCCTCAGTATATTTGCCAAGGTGGATTCCACCCTCTTCACCATGGCTCAAGTCAACGACCTTAAGCTTTATATCCAAAACTTCGAGAAATCGACCGAGCTGGCTCTAGTTCAACCGGTGGTTACAATCTTTCGATACACAATCCCTACACTACCGTTCTTGCAACCCAAATTCGCAGAAGACGTGCGAGTCAGCCTGATGAGCATGAACAGTAAGCTGGCAAACTGGGCAGGCCAGGGCCATGGCCCCAGTCGAGACACTTTGACTGACGTAGCGCATTGCCTGTGGATCGTCAGCCCGATGGTCGACACAGGCCTGGACAAACTATTCGTCCTTATGTGCAGCGTTCTCTGTCAACTACGACCATTAGCGGCACTCACGAAGGAGCAGATTCCGGCAAAGCGCAGAACCCTGTACCCCCTTCTCATCCTGCTTGGCATCTTCGGTAAGATCTGCCCTTTCCACGAACATACCGACAAGTTTCTGCAGGCAGTTGCGTCCTACGCCCGAAAGATGATCCATTTGAAACAGGGTACTGAACAGAGCCTGGGGCCACTGATCAAAGGATCCTCTTCGGTCCCGATTATGTTCCTTGATTCGGTGCGGCCTTTTACGATGCAAGCCTATGATATGGACATACGCGAACACGCTATGCGCAGTCTTGGTGGCATCTGCCAGCAATACCCAGAGCTGTTCATGCGCGCAGAAGTGGAAAAGCTGATCAAGCTTGTCTTCATCAACCAAGACAATGATCGGTTGAAGCTTGTGGTGCTTTCCGCTTTTGAAGCCTATTTTACACGCGCCGAGCGTCGTTCCGAGACAGGTTCAGCAATTGCTGTAGGTGAGGGCGCCGCAACTGGTTCCGCACGCCTAGAATCTTCATACACCGCCACAGCAACCGATGCTGCCACCACACACGTAGCGAAGCAATTGTTGCGTAGCTTCAGAGACGTTGCGCTTAAGAACAACAATGAGCTGGCTGAGAGGGCAACGAACATCATCTCGAGTATCAGTCGCGCAGGCTTGGAGCATCCAAAAGAGTGCGGTGCAGTTCTCGTTGCCTTGGCGACGTCTCAAAACCCTCGCATTGCACAAGTGGCGGCCATTGAACATAAGAGAATGCACGAGAAGCAAGAGTCCTATCTAGAGAAGGAGTACGTCCAGGCTGTTCGCATGGCCTTTGATTACCAACGCGATGTCTTCGACGATCCCCACGGAATGCTCCAGTCGAACCACACTCCCAAGCTTATTCACCTCTTCGATGCTCTGAAGGGTGGCAAAAAGGCCACATTCAAGAAGTTTGTCGACAATCTCTCTATGCAGCTTACTTTCAATCTCGCCACTCTGGATGTTAGTGGCTCAATGCCTGACGCTGTCTTGTTTGCTCGCTTTTGCCTGGAGAATCTAGGTCTGGTTGACTTTACAACGCTCGATATGGTTGCCTCTTTCATTGACAAGGTCGAAGCTATTGTGTTGAAAGATGCCGGGCCTCTGGTAGCTGGTGAGATCGACAAGGAAATGCCCAAGCCACTGGCGAACCAGCAGCCGGCTTTCGTATCAAACAACTTGAACGAACAGCTCCAAGCGATGGCTGTCGACCAAAGCATGGGCCAGCCCCTTGCACCCGCCGTACCCACATTGTCACAGCAGGCACCCCTTGAGGTTAGCGATCCTAGATTGCGGCAGCTCACAGTTGCCTGTATGATCTTACATATGATCTGGGAAACGCGTACGTTCGTACGTCGCTGCTACAATCTCCACAAGTACGGCAACCGCATTCCTCAGAAAGAATACGCGAAGCCTGCGCAGCGCAACAACTTTATTTCCGGTAAAGATCTGTGGGATCGCCTTTCATCGATTATGAGCGCATTGGACAGTCGCGATACGATGACAAAGTGCTGTTACGACTTCTCTGAGCTGCTGAACGTTGATAGAGAAGTGAAGGTTGGCGAAGATGAAGACGGACTCGATGCTGCGCTGATCGATGCCGGTTACGAGACTCCGACGGACAACGGTGATGATGCTCGACGATCCGCATCAGTTCCGACGAGTGGACGCGGCAGGAAAAGGAAGAATAATTCGACCTTGGGCAATACACCGAAGAAGCCAAAGGGGCGGCTGCAGGGTGGTAAGAATAAGAAGAGAAGCTCCGGAACGCCGGACATTGACGACGATTCGAGTTAG
- a CDS encoding DNA-directed RNA polymerase I core subunit rpa12: MSAIGSLVFCTDCGNLLDGSAGKQNVVLTCTVCGANCKDTSSKTVVTVSKPTAFPSALRAKRSEVQTISEDDVNTTSVIAQRCEQCGREEVRYYTQQLRSADEGSTVFYECDCGHKWNTNN, translated from the exons ATGTCTGCGATTGGCTCTCTCGTCTTCTGCACAGACTGCGGAAACCTACTCGATGGCAGTGCTGGCAAACAGAACGTCGTCTTGACCTGCACCGTCTGCGGCGCAAACTGCAAGG ACACATCCTCAAAGACCGTTGTTACTGTCTCCAAACCGACAGCTTTCCCATCGGCCCTGCGCGCCAAGCGTTCCGAAGTGCAGACCATCTCAGAGGATGATGTGAATACGACCAGTGTCATCGCCCAGCGCTGCGAGCAGTGCGGGCGCGAAGAGGTTCGCTACTACACTCAGCAGCTGCGGAGTGCAGACGAAGGGTCTACTGTCTTTTATGAGTGTGACTGTGGTCACAA ATGGAACACCAACAACTGA